The DNA sequence CAAAGGGCAGGGTGGTCTTTGGCCGCCCCCTATCTAAGGGAAGGGCGCAAGAccagataataataatattattttattgtttcaCCACATCTTTTTACGCTCATTTCCTTTCCTTGCCTTTTCTACCCCTTGATTTCAATACATGTGGGGCCATGACTTTTCCTTTCCCATCCCATTTTACACCCATCTCCTAATAAGTCATGTGGGGGGTGAGCAAATGCCCTCTCCATAGGGGGAGCAAATTCGGAGTCGTGATAAAACCGGTATGGCAGTGGATTAACATGAGGTAATTGTGGATGAGGAAATTTATTCGTTTTGAGGTTGAATGATGTTTCCGATGATAGATGGTGGCTGCACcctcagcccagcccagcccaaccccacACCCACCGGCCTCCACGCGCCATTCCCAGCCCTTGGATTCCTTGTTGAATAACGTCACAGAATTCTAGATAAAAGACTTGAAGGGAACCCTTTTAACTTCTTATGATTGTGCTAATTAAATAGATGTCCAATGGGCTGAACTAATGTAAAGCTGTAATTGAATCATCATTAGAACTACCATATCCCTTGGTGTGAGGCACTGCAGACCCTCACAAGATGAAACCTGCGTTCACAGGATTTTACCAGGAAAGAAGATGACCCATAAAGAATATCAAAAAATGATCTTTGAACTGAATACCATCCTGATACAAAACTTTAATTGAGATGCTTGATTCAAATTTCAAGCATGGATTTGGCTATTATTATCCATATATTACAGCATTTCCATGCAATTTTCTGATGCATCATCAGTACTTCTGGTTGCTGTATTTTGTGAAAGCCTAAACTAGATTATAAGAATATTGAGgcataaaatagaaattttttcttggttttagTCCAAGTTATCTTGTTAGGCCTCACATGTTTAGATGAAAAAGATTAACATATTAACCTGCGTATAGATCTGTAGACATTCATAGCTAAGAATCCTCTTGAAGTGTTTTTTGCGGAACCCTAAATATAAGTGTTATGTTTGCCTTGTATGATCGGTTCTGACATATTATTTGTGGCAactcaaatgagattttttctaAGATCATTGATGGTAGCAGAGGGATTGGGTACAGTTCAACCCGATCCACTACAGCTTGGAGGAGTATATGATTTATtatcatcttgttgagcaagtagtGAAAATTGGGGGTTTTCATGTTAGGGTTTCTGAGAGAGATTTCTTGCCTcaatttgggtgttcttgagagaaaTCTCTATTATAATATTCTCTTCAATCATAgtcaatcatcttcttcttcacctgagGACGAAGCACACCACATCGATGTGTGAAgcttgttaaatctctgtgttatGTAAAATTGTGttatttgttggtgttttctCAAACAAGAAGTACACACAAAACTAATTAAATTGTAAAATTTATATTCTCATTAGAATGGCCTGATATATTCATACTAAGCTTATGGTATCTTTGttctatattaaaaaataaaagggaaagggATCGAGTGGGATAGACATATCTACATATAGGCAACATTTGAGCAACCTTAGAAGTTGGAGTGGGGGAGAAGAATTCAGATCTCACAAATAAAATCTGTCACAAAGACACATAAGAATCATAATGCAAAGACATAAACCCTAATAAATACATTAGAAGTAGCACTCAAATACAATGTGTCcacataaaatgatgaaaaagaaaTGCCAGTTTAAGTCCCTATATGCATCTAACAAAGAACAAATTATCTAGCTTCCAAGATCCTTCAGAGATTTGAGGGTCGGCACCATCCAATTTTGCAGCAAAATATCAGATTTCGAAAATCCTAATTGAATACATAAATACTGTTTTTTCTCAATTGGAGAGAAGAGACGAAGAGAATACTCAACATCATCAAAGCCCTTCGATACCATTATCAGGAATGTATCATGATCATATTTAGCCATAACTGAGAATTCTATTCCCCAACAACCTACTTCCGACATATCGTAAGTAGTTAAATTAAATGAGAACCCCTTGGTCTTGTTACCCTCAAGTAACCATATGTCTATAGACCATGAATGTGTGTTGTCATAGTCAACTATGGCAAGAGATCCATCCATGTGAATTAAAGATTCTCTTATTGGAAACTCTATAGACTCTCTAGGAGGAGGACAATTGATATTCCAAAACTTCTCATTGCCAATGtctaaaacaataataaaatcaCTGTTTTCCAACTCAAAATCACCATTTGAAATGAACCAATAAAGGGTTCCATCCAAAAGCTCTGGATGTCGTACATAATGATCCTTTGGAAATGTTGGGAACTCTAACTTTCTCCATGAACTTTCACCCACTGTAATTATCTCACAATATCCAACTTTCTCCTtatattcatcttcatcaccagtatcataataataaactctTACCACTTTATATTTATTGCTTAACCTgtcaaacccaaaaccaactCTAGTTTCTAGACTTGAGTATGAAGGGGGAAAACCAAGAAGTGATCTGGGCAACATCATCTCCTCTCTTGTAAATGGATTACAAAGGAAGATGGGATCCAAACCCTCTCGTGCTGCTATACAGAGAATGCCATTGCAAGAACCAAAGCAACTCCCCAACAGTTCAAAATCTATTGGTATCTGTCTCGCTTCCCAGTCACCACCTTCTTCATTAGGACTCAGCATAAGTAGGCTACTCATCTTTTCATCAGATCCAAGAACAAGAGTGGGTGGTCGAAGGATGATTGATTTAGTGAGATGGAGATCATTGAAATAAGAATCATATCGAAAGGTAGACCAGAGCTTGCAAACACTCATGCATCGGATAAGAGATTCAATGGGAAGTCTACTCAACATCTCATAAATAATGGCATGAGGAAGATTCATAATCAATGCATCCTTACCAGCTGTATGTGTATTAGGGTTTTTAGTCTTCTTCTTTGTGGTCGTCGTCCTTATTGTAGTATCTCTGATCTCCTCCATATTCACCTCAGCTACCCGTTTaatttcttctccctttctttctcagTCTCTGGTTCAAGCTTCCAACGATCACTACACCTCAAAATAGAAGTTTTTGGTTAAACCGCCAGAGACGAAGATGGCAATTAATGAGCACTGAGCCTTTTACAGTTATTTATAGAATTAGAGAAGGCACAATCCGATACTGATTTGaacttcctaaaaaaaaaattcctaaaactCCACAATTTTAGTATTTCAAATAAGGCAACCAAACTCCGAATCGGCCGATTTTTCTCCCATACCCAATTAGGATTTATTAGGACGAATATAGCTCTCATTGGTCCACACGCAAGGCAAAGAGAACCATGCTAGCTTGTGCCCATGTAAGCAGACAAAGTTCCTTCGGCCTTTTTAACTTTGGCGGGTGCACCAGTGGGTACTATCATTTCttccttaatttattttttttctgacaattttttgataaaattttggattaaaattatagggtatatatatatatatatatttcaggtGAATCTATTCATAAATGATGTAGTTTACAATTTAGAGACCACATAAGGTTCATGTACAAGAACAATCTCGGATTCTAGCACTTGGAATCCACTGCGTCTTTTGTATCCTTCAAAATGTATATCATAGGTAGATATTGATAACAAGTGgggttatttttgtaatttaacttcaaagttaataaaaaaatattttttgttagaAAGTAAAGCTTTATTTAATCTTTTCATAATAAACCATGTCATATCCGCTGTCCCTGTCCCCTTGGATGCCTCGTAGAATAACACCTCATAATTCTTAATAAAagccttttagggaaccctcgaCTTCTTGTTAGTATTTTCAATCCTGACCCTGGGACTCCATTCTCTTGGCTGCTACCATGGGGTCAGGAAGCAATGAAAATTTTTTCATGCTCGGGTTGAACTAATGTAAAGCTGTAATTAATATATCATTAGAATTATCATAACCCTTGATGTGGGGGCACTGCTGACCCTCACCTCATTAATCCTGCATGTAGTAAGATTTTATGGGGAGAGAAGATGCTAGTAGGGTCAATGGTCACCTACTCTTACACGCACATACCCACTAATTACAAGGTTTGATCTCACAAACTTGTGCCTTGGGCGTCGGTTCTTCAAGCTGAAGCTGCCACCATTGTACAGGGAAAGAAGATAAGCTAAAGAATATTAAAAATGATCCATCACTGAATACCAACCTAATACAAAACTTTGAGGTGTCTGATCCAAATACAAGCATGGATTTGGATAGGTAACATCACAGCAAGCTTAGTTAGAGTTTGGAGTAGGGGAGAAGGAttcaaatactttttttttttggctactcTAGTGAGCAGCCTCTGTCCAATGGCTTGGGTGCTAGTAGGGTCAATGGTCACCTACTCTTACACGCACATACCCGCTAACTACAAGATTCGATCCCACAACCTCCTACCCTGGGCGCCGGTTCTTCAAGCTGAAGCTACCACCGTTAGGCTAAGCTACCACACAATTACATTCCGTGACAAAAATGCATAAGAACCTTATAAGCACTCCATTGACTATACAAACACATGACAGTAAAAGCAATAGAAGTACTCAAATACAATATGCATGTCAatataaaaggataaaaaaataggGCTTGTTCAGGTTACTTTATGAATCTAACAAAGAACAAATTAACTACACTTGAGTATTCAAGCTAACTATCTACAGAGATTTGAGGGTTGGTACAATCCAATTTCCCAGCAACCTTTCAGATTTCCAAGTTTCTTGAACATATAAAACCTTCTGCTTCTTTAGTGGAGAGTAGAGAAGTAGGGAGGTCTCAACTCCAGGTTTCATAAACTTCCATACCCTTAGCAGGAATGCATCTTGACCATATTTAGCCATAACTGAGAATCTAGCTCCCCACCTTTCCATGTCGTAAGTAGTTAAAGTAAAGGAGAACCCCATAGTCTTGCTACCCTTAAGTAACCATATGTCCATAGACCAAATAGACAATCGATATGTGAAGGCATAATCAACTATGGCAAGAGATCCATCCATTTGAATCAAAGATCTCCTTTCTCTACACTTTCTAGGAGGAGGACAACAATCGATAGTCCAAAACTTCTCACTGTCAATGTCTAACGCAAGAATATATTCGCCGTTGTCGGAGTCgaaattatgattttcaatGAGCCAATAGAGGGTTCCATCCAAAAGCACCGGATGTGTTTCATATTGTTCAAGTATATATCCATAAAGATCTCGTCCACAGACATGTTGATCTTGTACTGACATGTTTGGAAACTCTAACTTTCTCCATGAACTTTCTTCACCCACTGTAATTATCTCACAATATCTAGTAACCTTGTCATAACAATTCGTATAATATAAAGCTCTGACCACTTTATATTTTTTGCTTACACTGTCAAAGCCAAAACCAACACTATTTATTGgccttgagttagagaaagtgcgAGGCAAAATACGATGTGATTTGGGTAACATAAACCTCTCTCTTGTAATGGGATTACAGAGGCAGATGAGACCCAGACCCTCCCTTTCTGCTATACAGATAAAGCCATTGCAAGAACCCATAATATCAAGGCAATTCCCTTCCAGTTCAAAACCCAATGGTATCGGTTTAGCTTTCCTACagtcaccaccaccaccaccaccttctcTATCAGGACTCACTGTAAGTATGCTACTCAACTTATCTTTGGGTTCCATTGGTGATGAAGTTATAAGAACAAGAGTGGGTGGTCGATGCATGATGGATTTAGTGTGGTGAAGGTCGATGAAATTAGAATCATATCGAAAGGTAGACCAGAGTTTGCATACGCTCATGCATTGGAGGAGAGATTCTATTGGAAGTCTActcaaaatctcaaaaataaTGTCCCGTGGGAGattcataatcatcatcatcatcaatgcatcatcatcatccatacCTGCATCTGCATCATggttcttcctcctcctcctcgctTGCTTTGTCATCATCAcccttctccctttcttcttctggtACTTGTAGAATTTCTGATCTCCTCTAAAttcattctttcttctccctttcttctcATCAAATTACATACACCACCAGAGAAAGATGGTAATGGACTTGACCCTTttacaaatatttatttatagaaATAGAGAAGAGGCACAATACGACACTGATTTGGACTTTCTAAAATCGAGCTTATTAGGAATCTAGATTTTGTGAGTGATACCCAAACTTCCAAATTAAGCCCGTGCCGTTCTGTTCAAAAACGAAGTGGTTAAAGTCTTTTATATCCTTTAAATTTATAATATAGGCAAATAGCAAGTAGTTTTTTTTCTCCTTGTAACCAAAAAAGTGGGGTCCTAAATCTAAAGTTACAAATATGCTCTATTTTACCTTAAGGGTAGTTAAGTAACTCAGAAGGAGGACTCGTTTAGCTTCTTGAATCCTTACTCCAATTACAATTTAGGGCTTCTCAGACTTGCCAAAATTTGTTTCAAACATAAGGTAGGGTTCCAGACCTGGAAGATTTCTCATGTCTCTTTATAAGTCATCTCAACATGTTTCTAACAAGGTAGACTTTCCTCCgggcctttttcttcctccctaGACTCTTCTGGGCAAAGGGGTCTGGGGGACATTTTGTGGCCCCTCTTGAGACTACTAATGAGGGGGTTCCTCACTCTCTTTGGCTTTAGCAAAAGTATCAAAGATCATTTTTGGTGTCTGCTGAGGTCCCTTCTGTCCCCACCCAtatggggttgaaatcgtctgcaacaGGAACTATTATCCCATCTACCCTCTCCCACCTCTGTGGCTCTGAACATTAAAAAAGAGCATCAAAATCTCTAACAATAATGTACACGAATAAACCAGTTAATATGATAATGGAAGACGAATTCAGATCCCAGGTAATAAAAAATCTGTGACAAAAACACATAAGAATCTCAAGCACTCCATTGATAATCCAAACACATAGAAGAAGAATTACTCAAATACAATATCTCAATATAAGAGGATAGAAAAGAAAGGCCAATTGAGTCTCCTCTGTGAATCTAACAAAGAACAAATTAACTACACTCGAGTACTCAAGTTAACAGCCTTGAGAGATTTGAGGGTCGGCACCATCCAATTTTCCAGCAACCTATCATGACTCACCAAAAGTAAGTAGGCTACTCATGTTATGGTCGTTTTCTGTTAGTGATGATGGTCTAAGAACAAGAGTAGGGGGTCGATGCATTATGGATTTACAGAGGTGGAGGTCAATGAAATCAGAATCATATCGAAAGGTAGACCAGAACTTGCATATGCTCATGCATTGGAGAACAGATTCTATTGGAAGTATAGACAATATGTCAAAAATAATAACCTGAGGGAGATTCATTATATATGCATCGTCCCTACCTGTATCGCCGTCGTTATTGTAGCATTCACCATTTCTTCTCGCCCTTTCTTCATCTCTCCCTTACATTTTTTATCTCCTCCTCTATATCcaccctttcttctctctttcttctcatcGTCTTTATGAGCTTAACTTCTCCTGAAAACATGTTTACACCAGAGGCAAAGATTGTGATGGACTTTGCCCTTTATTTATAGATAGCATTAGGGAAGGCACAATCTGACTCTCGACTTGCCCtaataaaaaaagaggagaaaagaaagatacaCTGTCGCGTGGTCCCTGCGCCCGGATACAGAAGTACTTTGAATTacgaaataaaaaatcccaaagcACATATAGATGATGCCCTGTCCTGTGCAGAGACCGCTTTGGTTCCGAAAAATTAATTGGAGGAGCCTTTGTTTCTGGGTTTCGAGTAAAGAATGGCCGCGGACGACGACGACGCTGAACATCCTCGCCTTATTCTCCGTAATTTCCTCTCTCTCGACCTTTGCAGGGTCAGTTAGTTCCCTccaattcctttttttctatttttttcttataatgcGTAATACTTTAAAATCAATactttgtttttgatttttcgCTTTCATCGCTGTTTTCTAGCAGGAGTTGGAGTTCATACACAAGAGCTGCTGCACCGTCGGCTACAGACCAAACGTCTTCTCCACCACACTCTCTCATCTCATCGCCACTAATTCTGCCCACCTTATCCTCCCTTTCATCTCTATCAGAGGTAGGTAACCGTAACCCATATTCCCTTTTCccaaattaaattttaattgatGTGATGATTGATCgctctatttctatttcagagAGTCTGAAAGAGAAGGCGGAGGAATTCTTCGGCTGCGAATACCAGCTCTTTGTTGAGTTCACTGGTTTGATCAGGTtgggctttttttcttttcccactctcATCTTATTATGCCTTCACtgtttttttcttgcttttgtttcatttctAACTACAAAACGCTGTAGATTCTTAGGGCTTCAAGACAGACACCGGAATCACAACTTTGCACTTTCACAGTGCAGAGGACTTCTTGTAATTACCACTTATTAATTAGAAATAGTGgaacccaaacaaaaaaatctaGTAGCACATGTTAATGATATAAATCACAAAGAGTTGAATCCAGATTCCACACCTATAATGAATTGCTATGCCAGTATAACTTTAACTTGAGAGGACTTAACTCATCTCCTTTTCATATTAATATTCCCAATttgattcatccaaaaaaaaaatagttaccAATTTGACCTTTACTTTCATTGGAGTctctcattatttatttatttatgtacttttgtttcatttgttcaATTGCTTTCGTAGTTTGAAGCTTTCAGTTATACTCAGAGGTTTTGGTCTTTCAaaagtttctttctcttctgacggatttttcctttttggtttttctctttttgctgATCTTTCATCGTTTTCTTCCTTCAATATAGCCACTCAGCATTTGTGCGTGTCCTTCtctgtgtttgtgtttgtattTCTGTGTATCTATGCTGTGATGAAGCTATTGTGGACTAGAGTTTCTGATCTGGGCATCGACCCAGAAGCTGAAGATAAACCCTTGGCTGTCTGAGCACTTCTTTTCCATCTTCTCCATATTCATTGTTGCCCTTGATATTTTAATCCTCCCCCTCCTACAATGAGAAAAGAGGTAAACCCACCTGTAGTCATATCTATATTTCAAAACCAAGTCAATGATGACCTTCCATAGATTCGCCTATATAAGCCGCGGCTGAAGttgcaaaaaataaaagcttGAATAACACTAGTAACTAGTCCAAGGAGCATAACATGTTAGGAACCACTGAAGGTACTAAAGAAAAGTCTTAGGAAAAAGATCTAACCCCATCAGCTCTCATAACTGGTAAGATTTACCAGATGGTTTTTTTTCCTcggataattttttatttgacgATGGAAGAACTtccgaagaagaagatgacaaagGAAAGGGACTGCATCCACTACCAATTTTGGGGGGGAGAAAAAGGTTCCTCTTGGTATAATGGCTTGGGTGCTAGATCCAAATTGTGGCTATCCTGATCTTTGGCTTCATTTTCCCATGCCATTTGATCCTGGAAACACCACATACATCTTTAACAGTGTTTAAAATTTTAACTATAAAAATGAAATAGTGAACTGAATAAAAtcgaaccgaaaccaaaccgatccagTTTGGTTCTGGTTTGGAAACCAAGTTCCTATTCAGTTTTGTTTGTACCTACTGTATCTTTAACCAAATGAACCAAAAAATCGAAATCGAACTGATTGACGCCCTTAATTGGATTACATCAACGGTCAACTCTAAGACTGTATTTGTTTGCGCTAATCATATATGAGCTGACTAGGGACATTCAATATCAAATCCCTTG is a window from the Macadamia integrifolia cultivar HAES 741 chromosome 5, SCU_Mint_v3, whole genome shotgun sequence genome containing:
- the LOC122078581 gene encoding putative F-box protein At1g60370 isoform X2, whose protein sequence is MEEIRDTTIRTTTTKKKTKNPNTHTAGKDALIMNLPHAIIYEMLSRLPIESLIRCMSVCKLWSTFRYDSYFNDLHLTKSIILRPPTLVLGSDEKMSSLLMLSPNEEGGDWEARQIPIDFELLGSCFGSCNGILCIAAREGLDPIFLCNPFTREEMMLPRSLLGFPPSYSSLETRVGFGFDRLSNKYKVVRVYYYDTGDEDEYKEKVGYCEIITVGESSWRKLEFPTFPKDHYVRHPELLDGTLYWFISNGDFELENSDFIIVLDIGNEKFWNINCPPPRESIEFPIRESLIHMDGSLAIVDYDNTHSWSIDIWLLEGNKTKGFSFNLTTYDMSEVGCWGIEFSVMAKYDHDTFLIMVSKGFDDVEYSLRLFSPIEKKQYLCIQLGFSKSDILLQNWMVPTLKSLKDLGS
- the LOC122078581 gene encoding F-box protein At5g49610-like isoform X1 codes for the protein MMTKQARRRRKNHDADAGMDDDDALMMMMIMNLPRDIIFEILSRLPIESLLQCMSVCKLWSTFRYDSNFIDLHHTKSIMHRPPTLVLITSSPMEPKDKLSSILTVSPDREGGGGGGDCRKAKPIPLGFELEGNCLDIMGSCNGFICIAEREGLGLICLCNPITRERFMLPKSHRILPRTFSNSRPINSVGFGFDSVSKKYKVVRALYYTNCYDKVTRYCEIITVGEESSWRKLEFPNMSVQDQHVCGRDLYGYILEQYETHPVLLDGTLYWLIENHNFDSDNGEYILALDIDSEKFWTIDCCPPPRKCRERRSLIQMDGSLAIVDYAFTYRLSIWSMDIWLLKGSKTMGFSFTLTTYDMERWGARFSVMAKYGQDAFLLRVWKFMKPGVETSLLLYSPLKKQKVLYVQETWKSERLLGNWIVPTLKSL